The Micromonospora sp. NBC_01740 genome includes a window with the following:
- a CDS encoding alpha/beta fold hydrolase, whose product MRGFRWPPPPDGGPRTWGPGPGGPRTGRPALPEPDTELVATPHGVHLEQLLTGAGDPVTVFAHGLGNGIATTRPFGSGVTGRKLFFQFRGHGRSDAPPGPWSYLDLARDLRAVADLGGATRAFGASLGAGALCRLLAESPERFERLVVFLPAALDRPRGEVARARLTALFEAVESGDAAAVADVVQAELPPAVRNTPAGWAYLRQRLDQLLRDGLAPGLASLPEQAPLRDAGSLAAVTAPALVIGCAGDDLHPVEVAEQLAAALPRATLHVYDRPGVLWTERADLRSRISAFLNE is encoded by the coding sequence GTGAGGGGTTTCCGCTGGCCGCCCCCGCCGGACGGCGGGCCCCGCACCTGGGGGCCGGGCCCGGGTGGCCCGCGTACCGGCCGACCGGCCCTGCCGGAGCCGGACACCGAGCTGGTCGCCACGCCGCACGGCGTACACCTGGAGCAGCTCCTCACCGGCGCGGGTGACCCGGTCACGGTGTTCGCCCACGGGTTGGGCAACGGCATCGCCACCACCCGGCCCTTCGGCAGCGGGGTGACGGGCCGCAAGCTGTTCTTCCAGTTCCGCGGGCACGGCCGCTCCGACGCGCCGCCCGGCCCGTGGAGCTACCTGGACCTCGCCCGCGACCTGCGCGCGGTCGCCGACCTCGGCGGCGCCACCCGGGCCTTCGGCGCCAGCCTCGGCGCGGGCGCGCTCTGCCGGCTGCTCGCCGAGAGCCCCGAACGCTTCGAGCGACTCGTCGTCTTCCTGCCCGCGGCGCTCGACCGGCCGCGCGGCGAGGTCGCCCGGGCCCGGCTGACCGCCCTGTTCGAGGCCGTGGAGAGCGGCGACGCCGCCGCCGTGGCCGACGTGGTCCAGGCCGAGCTGCCGCCCGCCGTACGCAACACCCCGGCCGGCTGGGCCTACCTGCGCCAACGCCTCGACCAGCTCCTGCGCGACGGGCTCGCCCCGGGGCTGGCGAGCCTGCCCGAGCAGGCACCCCTGCGCGACGCCGGTTCGCTGGCCGCCGTCACCGCGCCGGCCCTGGTGATCGGCTGTGCCGGCGACGACCTGCACCCGGTCGAGGTCGCCGAGCAGCTCGCCGCCGCGCTGCCCCGGGCCACCCTGCACGTGTACGACCGGCCCGGCGTCCTCTGGACGGAACGCGCCGACCTGCGAAGCCGGATATCCGCCTTCCTCAACGAGTAA
- a CDS encoding DUF2516 family protein — translation MAYAAPLFAFDVRYVIELILLVFALVVQGIALVHAITQRSDAFSAIGTLPKGGWIAILAVCLVLTLLGFGPISLFGLVGIAAGLIYLLDVRVGLRDLSDGKGFW, via the coding sequence ATGGCCTACGCCGCGCCGCTCTTCGCCTTCGATGTTCGCTACGTGATCGAGCTGATCCTGCTCGTCTTCGCGTTGGTCGTGCAGGGCATCGCCCTGGTGCACGCCATCACCCAGCGTTCCGACGCCTTCTCCGCCATCGGCACCCTGCCCAAGGGCGGCTGGATCGCCATCCTCGCCGTCTGCCTGGTGCTGACCCTGCTCGGCTTCGGCCCGATCAGCCTCTTCGGGCTCGTCGGCATCGCCGCCGGCCTGATCTACCTGCTCGACGTCCGGGTGGGGCTGCGCGACCTGAGCGACGGCAAAGGCTTCTGGTGA
- a CDS encoding helix-turn-helix domain-containing protein, with amino-acid sequence MATGKDLPDVGGFIRDLRRNAKISLRQLAEQAGVSNPYLSQIERGLRKPSAEVLQQLASALRVSTPAMYLRAGLLDDKEGQGVLAAISVDPDLTMAQKQSLTQIYETFRRENARLAEATAAATGATPTAGAEAAGTGTPDPVGAAPDLANLAATGPTTPEGTPTEAVLESVAVTEAGPAPAPIDTPEKKAARDAARKAADAAEEEK; translated from the coding sequence ATGGCCACTGGTAAGGACCTTCCCGACGTCGGCGGGTTCATTCGCGACCTGCGCCGCAACGCGAAGATCTCGCTGCGGCAGCTCGCCGAGCAGGCGGGGGTCAGCAACCCGTACCTCAGTCAGATCGAGCGCGGTCTGCGCAAGCCGAGCGCGGAGGTGCTCCAGCAGCTCGCCAGCGCGCTGCGCGTCTCCACCCCCGCGATGTACCTGCGGGCGGGGCTGCTCGACGACAAGGAGGGCCAGGGCGTGCTCGCGGCCATCTCCGTCGACCCCGACCTGACCATGGCGCAGAAGCAGTCGCTCACCCAGATCTACGAGACGTTCCGCCGGGAGAACGCGCGGCTCGCCGAGGCGACCGCGGCGGCCACCGGCGCGACGCCCACCGCCGGGGCCGAGGCCGCCGGCACGGGCACGCCGGATCCCGTCGGGGCCGCGCCCGACCTGGCCAACCTCGCCGCCACGGGCCCCACCACACCGGAGGGCACCCCGACCGAGGCCGTGCTGGAGTCGGTCGCCGTCACCGAGGCCGGCCCCGCCCCCGCACCGATCGACACCCCCGAGAAGAAGGCCGCCCGCGACGCGGCCCGGAAGGCCGCCGACGCGGCCGAAGAGGAGAAGTGA
- a CDS encoding GNAT family N-acetyltransferase translates to MLADLWPLYGLTISTPRLELRLPREEELAALANLAGRGVHRPDERPFLTPWTDGGPEERARAVLQGHWGRLAEWSDSAWRLGLGVFRLGNPLGVVTLGARDFRVVRQVTTSAWLGIEHQGRGYGTEARAGLLTLAFDHLGADAALTEVFQDNHSSQGVSRKLGYEHDGISVDARGDEALVSDRLRLTRAKWRRQERPAATVHAVAACLPMFGL, encoded by the coding sequence GTGCTCGCCGACCTGTGGCCCCTCTACGGCCTCACCATCTCCACGCCACGACTTGAGCTTCGCCTGCCCCGCGAGGAGGAGCTGGCGGCACTCGCGAATCTCGCGGGCCGGGGCGTGCACCGTCCGGACGAGCGCCCGTTCCTGACGCCGTGGACCGACGGCGGCCCGGAGGAGCGGGCGCGCGCCGTGTTGCAGGGGCACTGGGGCCGGCTCGCCGAGTGGAGCGACTCGGCGTGGCGGCTCGGGCTCGGCGTCTTCCGGCTCGGGAATCCGCTCGGCGTGGTCACGCTCGGCGCGCGCGACTTCCGGGTCGTCCGGCAGGTCACGACGTCGGCGTGGCTCGGGATCGAACACCAGGGCAGGGGCTACGGAACCGAGGCCCGCGCCGGCCTGCTCACGCTGGCCTTCGACCACCTCGGCGCCGATGCCGCGCTCACCGAGGTCTTCCAGGACAACCACTCGTCCCAGGGGGTGTCCCGCAAGCTCGGCTACGAGCACGACGGCATCTCCGTCGACGCCCGCGGTGACGAGGCCCTGGTGTCCGATCGCCTACGGCTCACCCGCGCGAAGTGGCGCCGACAGGAGCGGCCGGCGGCGACGGTCCACGCCGTGGCGGCCTGCCTGCCGATGTTCGGCCTCTGA